The Pocillopora verrucosa isolate sample1 chromosome 14, ASM3666991v2, whole genome shotgun sequence genome has a segment encoding these proteins:
- the LOC136278241 gene encoding uncharacterized protein: protein NSESKTPLLPTPIATVIASETPPPKQAQKVTDDISDSLENGEDPSEPGTGDIIDIIDVEPTTAPIRKPSTKKERTAIPPVVQTTKPNSQKGKTEVSLATDDTIDIVGNGAESTEPSIDFTDVKHTTTEGQTTAGPTEGRTTAVPTEKQTKVVKITAAPTVKSYHRCTNRGGNKSSAPTEEQRTATPNEGETTAPPPEVITTAAPTEEQREETTEKVPTAAKTEEKITVPASQEVTTATPSEEETTTAPTKATTTAPTEDIKTAPTEEKTTAAPSEEATAATEKKNNRRKNSCTKRRRNNRCTNRGKNKRSTNEETITAAPKEETTTVSTKEVTTAAPTEEDITAAPTEEKATPTPTEETSIAASTKKEKTTKQQLQLLWIKQTLRQLRRETTAATTEGATSLHQLKKKQQLHQLKKKTNAASTEEEATPALISEATKAAPNKEETTATPTEEAITAAPSKEVRTFLPTEEVTTLAPIEEKTTAIPIEEKTTAAPAEEKATAAATEEVDNISTY from the exons AACTCTGAAAGTAAAACTCCACTTCTTCCCACACCAATAGCCACGGTGATAGCTAGCGAAACCCCGCCTCCTAAGCAAGCGCAGAAAGTTACCGATGACATAAGCGACAGCTTGGAAAATGGTGAAGATCCATCTGAGCCCGGCACAGGCGACATAATAGATATCATAGATGTTGAACCAACTACTGCTCCTATAAGAAAACCCTCTactaaaaaggaaagaacagcAATTCCCCCAGTGGTTCAAACAACCAAACCAAActcacaaaaaggaaaaacagaagtTAGCCTAGCCACAGATGACACTATTGACATCGTGGGAAATGGAGCAGAATCAACCGAGCCTTCAATAGACTTCACAGACGTTAAGCACACCACAACTGAAGGACAAACAACAGCTGGACCTACTGAAGGGAGGACGACAGCTGTGCCCActgagaaacaaacaaaagttgtaaaaataaCAGCGGCACCAACGGTTAAAAGTTACCACAGGTGCACTAACAGAGGAGGAAACAAAAGCT CTGCACCAACTGAGGAACAAAGAACGGCTACACCAAATGAGGGAGAAACAACAGCTCCACCACCAGAGGTAATaacaacagctgcaccaactgaagaacaaagagaagaaacaactgaaaaagTGCCTACAGCTGCAAAAACAGAAGAGAAAATAACAGTACCAGCTTCTCAGGAAGTTACAACGGCCACGCCTTCTGAAGAAGAAACAACAACTGCACCAACTAAGGCAACAACCACTGCACCAACAGAAGATATCAAAACTGCACCTACTGAAGAAAAAACAACAGCTGCACCTTCTGAGGAGGCAACAGCagctactgaaaaaaaaaacaaca gaagaaaaaacagCTGCACCAAGCGAAGAAGAAACAACCGATGCACTAACAGGGGAAAAAACAAGCGCAGCACCAATGAGGAAACAATAACCGCTGCACcaaaagaagaaacaacaaCTGTATCAACTAAGGAGGTGACAACTGCTGCACCAACTGAGGAGGACATAACCGCCGCACCAACTGAGGAAAAAGCCACACCCACACCTACTGAAGAAACATCAATAGCCGCatcaacaaagaaagaaaaaacaacc AAACAACAGCTCCAGCTTCTGTGGATAAAACAAACACTACGCCAACTGAGGAGggaaacaacagctgcaacaACTGAGGGAGCAACAAGCCTGcaccaactaaagaagaaacaacagctgcaccaactgaagaagaaaacaaacgcTGCATCAACGGAGGAAGAAGCAACCCCGGCACTCATTAGCGAAGCAACAAAGGCTGCTCCCAATAAGGAAGAAACGACAGCTACACCTACTGAAGAGGCAATAACAGCTGCACCATCAAAGGAGGTAAGGACATTTCTACCTACTGAAGAAGTAACAACACTAGCACCAATTGaggaaaaaacaacagcaataCCAATTGAGGAAAAAACAACTGCAGCACCAGCTGAGGAAAAAGCAACGGCTGCAGCTACTGAAGAAGTGGACAACATTTCTACCTACTGA
- the LOC136278242 gene encoding LOW QUALITY PROTEIN: uncharacterized protein (The sequence of the model RefSeq protein was modified relative to this genomic sequence to represent the inferred CDS: deleted 1 base in 1 codon), which translates to MGNEVTAAPTEEETSAAPTEEKTTATSTEEKTTAATTEDVTTSSPTETVTFPLSEEVTTATLTVKETTAAPKGCRDNKLPHLKKAITAAPEEEQTTAAPIEKETMTVPTEEETTAAPSEKATAAPTEEESTATTTEEASTAAPTEEETTSTPTEEETTAAPSEEANNSCTNRRRNNSCTKRGKIKHCTNRGGSNNSCTNRRRNNCCPVWESNSCTNGGGKQRLHKLRKHQQLHQQRKKQQLHQLRKQTTAAPSGKATAAPIEEETTAASAEEASTAAPTEEETTAEPTEEASTAAPTEEETTAAPTEEKTTAAPSEKATAAPTEEETTTAPTAKASTASPTEEETTAAPTEEETTTASFKTPSTAVPTEEETTAGQKEKKTSIAPTEEATTAAPIEEETTAVPTEEETTPALSEEPTTAAANEEKRQLPKKRKKQAPAPTEEATTAAPTKEETTAAPTEEASTPAPTEEERTAAPTEEETTAAPSEKATAAATEEETTAAPPEEATTAAPTEEETTVPSTEGKTTAAPTEDKTTSAQNGKETSAAPTLKETTAASTEEETTPEATEEATKAVPTEEVTTATPFEEASTFSPTERVTTSSTDEEQTNRCSY; encoded by the exons ATGGGGAACGAAGTAACAGCTGCCCCTACTGAGGAAGAAACAAGCGCTGCACCAACTGAGGAAAAAACAACGGCTACATCAACTGAGGAAAAAACCACTGCTGCTACTACTGAGGACGTGACCACATCTTCACCTACCGAGACGGTAACATTTCCTCTAAGTGAAGAAGTGACAACAGCTACTTTAACTGtgaaagaaacaacagctgcaccaaAAGGGTGTAGAGACAACAAACTGCCCCATCTGAAAAAAGCAATAACAGCTGCACCAGAAGAGGaacaaacaacagctgcaccaaTAGAGAAGGAAACAATGACTGTACCAACTGAGGAAGAAACAACCGCTGCCCCATCTGAAAAAGCAACAGCTGCACCAACAGAGGAGGAATCAACTGCTACAACAACTGAAGAAGCATCAACGGCTGCACCAACAGAGGAGGAAACAACATCTACTCCAACTGAGGAAGAAACAACCGCTGCTCCATCTGAGGAGGCCAACAACAGCTGCACCAATAGAAgaagaaacaacagctgcacaaaaagaggaaaaatcaaGCACTGCACCAACCGAGGAGGGAGCaacaacagctgcaccaacAGAA GAAGAAACAACTGCTGCCCCGTCTGGGAAAGTAACAGCTGCACCAACGGAGGAGGAAAACAACGGCTGCACAAACTGCGAAAGCATCAACAGCTGCACCAACAGAGgaagaaacaacagctgcaccaacTGAGGAAGCAAACAACTGCTGCCCCATCTGGGAAAGCAACAGCTGCACCAATAGAGGAAGAAACAACGGCTGCATCAGCTGAGGAAGCATCAACAGCTGCACCAACAGAGGAGGAAACAACAGCTGAACCAACTGAGGAAGCATCAACAGCTGCACCAACAGAGGAGGAAACAACGGCTGCACCAACTGAGGAAAAAACAACTGCCGCCCCATCTGAGAAAGCAACAGCTGCACCAACAGAGGAGGAAACAACAACTGCACCAACTGCGAAAGCATCAACAGCTTCACCAACAGAGgaagaaacaacagctgcaccaacCGAGGAAGAAACAACTACTGCTTCATTTAAGACCCCATCAACAGCTGTACCAACGGAGGAAGAAACGACAGCTggccaaaaagagaaaaaaacaagcattGCACCAACTGAGGAAGCAACAACAGCTGCACCAATAGAGGAGGAAACAACAGCTGTACCAACTGAGGAAGAAACAACCCCTGCTCTATCTGAGGAGCCAACAACAGCTGCAGCAAATGAGGAG AAACGACAGCTgcccaaaaagagaaaaaaacaagcgcctgcaccaactgaggaagcaacaacagctgcaccaacAAAGGAAGAAACAACGGCTGCACCAACTGAGGAAGCATCAACACCTGCACCAACAGAGGAGGAAAGAACGGCTGCACCGACGGAAGAAGAAACAACTGCTGCCCCATCTGAGAAAGCAACAGCTGCTGCAACAGAGGAAGAAACAACTGCTGCCCCACCTGAGGAAGCaacaacagctgcaccaacTGAGGAAGAAACAACAGTTCCCTcaactgaaggaaaaacaacagctgcaccaacTGAGGACAAAACAACGTCTGCACAAAACGGGAAAGAAACAAGTGCTGCACCAACTCTGAAAGAAACAACGGCTGCCTCAACTGAGGAAGAAACAACACCTGAAGCAACTGAGGAAGCAACAAAAGCTGTACCAACTGAGGAAGTAACCACAGCTACACCATTTGAGGAAGCATCCACATTTTCACCAACTGAACGGGTAACAACATCATCTACTgatgaagaacaaacaaacaggtGCTCCTACTGA
- the LOC131782382 gene encoding SPARC-like: MCEDGKMCRIVENKSPECYCPTECNDDPDPHCSVFLEDYHNLCEVHRHACRMQINVAVRHRGRCEAYAKGQQISKLVDESFVPINECTEEELLQFAERFLEWAMINKEIYDSDDPASLDLEGLVNQARLLGFTSLEKTEILTFQFDDIDSNGDGFLDKGEVDAMMAHIPHEECLFGFMISSDLDGDHKLNKKEWFDSFKYVENAVEEDEEIDS; the protein is encoded by the exons ATGTGCGAGGATGGAAAGATGTGCCGCATTGTCGAAAATAAATCACCCGAATGTTACTGTCCAACTGAATGCAATGACGATCCCGATCCCCACTGCTCTGTGTTTCTGGAAGATTATCACAACCTGTGCGAGGTTCATCGCCACGCCTGTAGGATGCAGATCAACGTTGCTGTGAGGCACCGTGGACGATGTGAAG cGTATGCAAAGGGTCAGCAGATCTCAAAACTGGTCGACGAGTCCTTCGTTCCAATCAATGAATGTACCGAGGAAGAACTTCTACAGTTTGCAGAACGCTTCCTAGAATGGGCaatgataaataaagaaatttatgACAGTGATGATCCAGCATCCCTTGATCTTGAAGGTCTTGTCAACCAGGCAAGGCTGCTTGGATTTACATCGttagagaaaacagaaatattgacG TTCCAATTTGACGACATCGATTCAAACGGAGATGGCTTTCTAGATAAAGGTGAAGTTGATGCTATGATGGCGCATATTCCTCACGAGGAATGCCTGTTTGGGTTCATGATTTCGTCTGACTTGGACGGGGATCACAAGCTTAACAAAAAGGAATGGTTTGACTCCTTCAAGTATGTTG aaaatgcagtagaagaagacgaagaaatAGACAGCTAA
- the LOC136278243 gene encoding LOW QUALITY PROTEIN: mucin-22-like (The sequence of the model RefSeq protein was modified relative to this genomic sequence to represent the inferred CDS: deleted 1 base in 1 codon), whose product MYQARNWLRQPSQKVITAAPIDETTSVKATGGAITETPTKGVTTVASTEEVITAGPPERVTTVAPIEEKTTVASTKERTTVVTTGEITTAAPTEKESTRAPTQGMTSAVATEEITAEPVMETSTPSPTEEAKTPSATEEATTGELIKEITTVGPTEKETTATTTEEATTAAPTKERKTTVPAEGTTTIGVTEKVTTAERVAETTEAAPTKKQTTTAPTMAETTAAPTEEITTAASTEEKTTAALTEEQTTVTMTDEQTTAAPTEEETTPAPTEELTTPAPSQKVTTAVSTEEMTKTAITEKLTTAAPTEKQTTLEPTEDQTTASPTEKETTAALTQEITTAAPSEEETTAAPTEDQTTASPTEKETTAEPTEEGTTAAPTGEETTIAPTEEQTTLAPTEEGTTAGPTKEGTTATPTEEEIKAVPTKEQTTASPSAKETTAAPTEEQTTLAPTEKETTTTPTREQTTAVPTEGETTVAPTERQTTAAATEDITTVAPTEEETTAAPSEEETTATPTEDQTTVSPTEKETTVALTEKETAEPTEEMTSVAPTEEETTVAPTEKQTTATPTKEITTVAPTEEETTAATTEKETTAEPTEEITTVAPTEEQATPAPTEEEQRTTAAPSEEETTAAPTEDQTTASPTERETTAAPTEEKTTAAPTDEKTTAAPTEETTVSPTEKTNNASPTDKSTAAPTEEETSAAPTEEETTAAPTEKETPIAPTEEQTTAAPTEEDTTAAPIEEKTTVSPTEKQTTAAAIEEVTTAATTEDQTTASPTDKESTAAPTEEETTVSPTEKQTTKAETEEKTTVAPTEEETTAAPTEGQTTALPTEQTTAAPTEEDTSAAPTEEETTAAPTEKETPIAPTEEQTTAAPTEEDTTAAPIEEETTVAPSEVHTTAAPTEEETTAAPTKDQTTASPTEKETTTAPTKEETTAAPTKEETTAAATEEERTATPTEEDTTAAPTEEETTVAPSEEQTTAAPTEEETTAAPTEDQTTASPAEKETTTAPTKEETTATPTEEDTTAAPTEEETTVAPSEEQTTAAPTEEEITAAPTEDQTTASPTEKETTTAPTKEETTAAPTKEETTAAATEEETTAAPTEEQTTPVVTEEETTAAPTEDQTTASPTKKETTTAPTKEETTAAPTKEQTTAAATEEETTATPTAEETTAAPTKEETTATPTEEKNNSFTNHCQHHKKCYFAKANCGYHRQSWS is encoded by the exons ATGTATCAGGCCAGGAACTGGCTTCGACAGCCAAGCCAA AAAGTAATAACAGCTGCACCTATTGATGAAACAACCTCAGTCAAAGCTACTGGAGGTGCAATAACAGAAACACCTACTAAGGGAGTAACTACAGTTGCATCAACCGAGGAAGTAATAACAGCAGGACCTCCTGAGAGAGTAACAACAGTTGCACCTATTGAGGAGAAAACAACAGTAGCATCTACCAAGGAAAGAACAACAGTTGTAACTACTGGGGAAATAACAACGGCTGCACCTACTGAGAAAGAATCAACAAGAGCACCAACTCAGGGAATGACAAGTGCTGTGGCAACTGAGGAAATAACAGCTGAACCTGTGATGGAGACAAGCACACCTTCCCCTACTGAGGAAGCAAAAACGCCTTCGGCAACTGAGGAAGCAACAACGGGTGAACTTATTAAGGAAATAACGACAGTTGGACCTACTGAGAAAGAAACAACGGCTACAACAACTGAGGAAGCAACAACAGCTGCACCtaccaaggaaagaaaaacaactgtgCCAGCTGAGGGAACAACAACAATAGGTGTAACTGAGAAGGTAACAACAGCTGAACGTGTTGCGGAGACAACTGAAGCTGCACCAACTAAGAAACAAACAACGACTGCACCAACCATGGcagaaacaacagctgcaccaacCGAAGAAATAACAACGGCTGCATCAACCGAGGAAAAAACAACAGCTGCACTAACTGAGGAACAAACAACAGTTACCATGACTGACGaacaaacaacagctgcaccaacCGAGGAAGAAACAACACCTGCACCAACTGAAGAACTAACAACACCCGCACCTTCTCAAAAAGTAACAACGGCCGTATCAACTGAGGAAATGACAAAAACCGCAATAACTGAGAAACTAACAACGGCTGCAccaactgaaaaacaaacaacattaGAACCAACTGAAGACCAAACGACGGCTTcaccaactgaaaaagaaacaacggCGGCACTAACACAAGAAATAACAACAGCTGCACCAAGTGAGGAGGAAACAACAGCCGCACCAACtgaagaccaaacaacagcttcaccaactgaaaaagaaacaacggCGGAACCAACTGAAGAAGGAACAACGGCGGCACCGACTGGGGAGGAAACAACAATTGCACCAACTGAGGAACAAACAACGCTAGCACCAACTGAAGAAGGTACAACGGCGGGACCAACAAAAGAAGGTACAACGGCTACACCAACTGAGGAGGAAATAAAAGCTGTACCAACTAAAGAACAAACAACAGCTTCACCATCtgcaaaagaaacaacagcaGCACCAACCGAGGAACAAACAACACTTGCaccaacagaaaaagaaacaacaacaacaccaactAGGGAACAAACAACAGCTGTACCAACTGAGGGAGAAACAACAGTTGCACCGACTGAAAGACAAACAACGGCGGCAGCAACTGAAGATATAACAACGGTTGCCCCAACTGAGgaagaaacaacagctgcaccaaGTGAGGAGGAAACAACAGCTACACCAACTGAAGACCAAACAACAGTCTcaccaactgaaaaagaaacaacagtgGCACTAACTGAAAAAGAAACGGCGGAACCAACTGAAGAAATGACATCAGTTGCACCAACTGAGGAAGAAACAACAGTTGCGccaactgaaaaacaaacaacggcgacaccaactaaagaaataaCAACAGTCGCACCAACTGAGgaagaaacaacagctgcaacaactgaaaaagaaacaacggCGGAACCAACTGAAGAAATTACAACAGTTGCACCAACTGAGGAACAAGCAACGCCTGCACCAACTGAAGAA GAACAACGGACAACGGCGGCACCAAGTGAGgaagaaacaacagctgcaccaacTGAAGACCAAACTACTGCTTCACcaactgaaagagaaacaaCGGCGGcaccaactgaagaaaaaaCAACTGCAGCACCAACTGACGAAAAAACAACTGCAGCACCAACTGAAGAAACAACAGTTTCACcgactgaaaaaacaaacaacg cttcACCAACTGATAAATCAACAGCGGCACCAACTGAGGAAGAAACATCGGCTGCACCAACAGAGGAGGAAACCACGGCTGCACCAACTGAGAAGGAAACACCAATTGCACCAACTGAGGAGCAAACGACAGCTGCACCAACTGAGGAAGATACAACGGCCGCACCAATTGAGGAGAAAACAACAGTTTCACcgactgaaaaacaaacaacggCGGCAGCAATTGAGGAAGTAACAACAGCTGCAACAACtgaagaccaaacaacagcttcACCAACTGATAAAGAATCAACAGCGGCACCAACTGAGGAAGAAACAACAGTCTCGccaactgaaaaacaaacaacaaaggcagaaacagaagaaaaaacaaccgttgcaccaactgaggaagaaacaacagctgcaccaacCGAGGGCCAAACAACagctttaccaactgagcaaaCGACAGCTGCACCAACTGAGGAAGATACATCGGCTGCACCAACAGAGGAGGAAACCACGGCTGCACCAACTGAGAAGGAAACACCAATTGCACCAACTGAGGAGCAAACGACAGCTGCACCAACTGAGGAAGATACAACGGCCGCACCGATTGAGGAGGAAACAACAGTTGCACCAAGTGAAGTACATACAACAGCTGCACCAACAGAGGAGGAAACAACGGCTGCACCAACTaaagaccaaacaacagcttcaccgactgaaaaagaaacaacgacGGCACCAACTAAGgaagaaacaacagctgcaccgACTAAGGAAGAAACCACGGCTGCAGCAACTGAGGAAGAAAGGACAGCTACACCGACCGAAGAAGATACAACTGCCGCACCAACTGAGGAGGAAACAACAGTTGCACCAAGTGAGGaacaaacaacagctgcaccaacAGAGGAGGAAACAACGGCTGCACCAACtgaagaccaaacaacagcttcACCggctgaaaaagaaacaacaacggCACCAACTAAGGAGGAAACAACAGCTACACCGACTGAGGAAGATACAACGGCTGCACCAACTGAGGAGGAAACAACAGTTGCACCAAGTGAGGaacaaacaacagctgcaccaacAGAGGAGGAAATAACGGCTGCACCAACtgaagaccaaacaacagcttcaccgactgaaaaagaaacaacgacGGCACCAACTAAGGaggaaacaacagctgcaccgACTAAGGAAGAAACCACGGCTGCAGCAACTGAGGAAGAAACGACGGCTGCACCAACTGAGGAACAAACAACACCTGTAGTAACAGAGGAAGAAACAACGGCTGCACCAACtgaagaccaaacaacagcctcaccaactaaaaaagaaacaacgacGGCACCAACTAAGGaggaaacaacagctgcaccaacTAAGGAACAAACCACGGCTGCAGCAACTGAGGAAGAAACGACAGCTACACCAACTGCGGAAGAAACAACGGCTGCACCAACTAAGGAAGAAACAACAGCTACACcaactgaggaaaaaaacaacagcttCACCAACCACTGTCAGCACCACAAAAAGTGTTACTTCGCCAAAGCCAACTGTGGATATCACAGACAGTCATGGAGCTGA